A genomic window from Elaeis guineensis isolate ETL-2024a chromosome 3, EG11, whole genome shotgun sequence includes:
- the LOC105042234 gene encoding LOW QUALITY PROTEIN: endoribonuclease YBEY, chloroplastic (The sequence of the model RefSeq protein was modified relative to this genomic sequence to represent the inferred CDS: inserted 2 bases in 2 codons; deleted 1 base in 1 codon): protein MTRLVARAFVLASRSALRPPPTISAALRSPRPAAAPTVTSPLTRPVIPQPSFFSNGPGNGFVASLRESRLAGPLRGFLANSNRGYRKPRRRPAARRRAPKEKPLELDVKICIEEELPDDPEIMAIAETLSLDVPMAMNVAFDNIGASEYKSREASINDVNKYEKIELSXLLCNDDFIQKLNKDWRDEDHATDVLSMSQHIPELDLPMLLLGDIVISVETAARQAEERGHALLDEIRILMVHGLLHLLGFDHEISDEAEAEMEKEEELILKNLEWKGKGLIKSAYDAVADEVLQAESSXGKLLLLHVSPIQTFSIPHEHSLVHFEARFCKKSWQFEKFYRSCQEYQARRWS, encoded by the exons ATGACGAGGCTCGTCGCGCGGGCGTTCGTCCTCGCCTCCAGATCTGCTCTTCGTCCTCCGCCGACGATCTCGGCCGCTCTCCGGTCGCCGCGGCCGGCGGCGGCTCCGACCGTCACGTCTCCTCTAACTCGTCCGGTTATCCCTCAGCCGTCGTTCTTTTCCAATGGTCCAGGGAACGGTTTCGTGGCTTCGTTGCGGGAATCGCGCCTCGCGGGGCCTCTCAGAGGGTTCCTTGCGAACTCTAATAGGGGGTACCGGAAGCCgaggcggaggccggcggcgagGAGGCGGGCGCCAAAGGAGAAGCCTTTGGAGCTCGATGTCAAGATCTGTATCGAAGAAGAGTTGCCCGACGATCCGGAAATCATG GCCATTGCAGAGACACTGAGTTTGGATGTTCCCATGGCAATGAATGTTGCATTTGATAATATCGGAGCCTCGGAATACAAAAGCAGGGAAGCTTCTATAAACGACGTAAATAAATACGAAAAGATTGAATTGT TATTGCTTTGCAATGATGATTTTATCCAAAAACTAAACAAAGACTGGAGAGATGAGGACCATGCTACCGATGTTCTTTCTATGTCACAGCATATTCCTGAACTTGATCTTCCTATG CTGTTATTAGGAGACATAGTAATTTCTGTTGAAACAGCTGCAAGACAAGCAGAGGAGAGAGGTCATGCACTTCTTGACGAGATAAGAATCCTCATG GTTCATGGCTTATTGCATCTTCTGGGCTTTGATCATGAGATTAGTGATGAGGCAGAAGCAGAAATGGAGAAGGAAGAGGAACTGATTCTGAAGAATCTTGAATGGAAGGGAAAAGGTCTAATAAAGAGTGCATATGATGCCGTAGCTGATGAAGTCCTTCAAGCAGAAAGTT ACGGTAAACTGTTGTTACTACATGTTTCACCAATCCAGACTTTCAGCATT CCACATGAGCATTCTTTAGTACACTTTGAGGCAAGATTTTGTAAAAAGTCCTGGCAGTTTGAGAAATTTTACAGAAGCTGTCAAGAATATCAAGCAAGAAGGTGGTCTTGA